Proteins from a single region of Streptomyces spectabilis:
- a CDS encoding sugar ABC transporter substrate-binding protein yields MRTARTAAAVIAVVALAAGCSSSGGKDDEGAGDEGGGSGGKAAGTPRLKIAMITHSGEGDTFWDIVQNGAEEAAKKDNVEFLYSNDKEGKGQAELVQTAIDKKVDGIVVTLAKPQAMRAVLGKAKQAGIPVVTINSGGEFSTRFGALGHIGQDETVAGEAVGDELDRRGRKKALCVIHEQGNVSLEQRCAGVKETFGGSVENLNVDGTNQPGAQSSISAKLQATKGIDAVVTLGAPVAAVSVKAKEDAGSKAEIDTFDLNAEVVRRLEAGEVGFAVDQQPYLQGYLAIDELWLYETNANVLGGGKPVLTGPAVVTAKDVPKLEKFTARGTR; encoded by the coding sequence ATGCGTACAGCCCGCACGGCAGCAGCCGTCATAGCGGTCGTCGCGCTCGCGGCAGGCTGCAGCAGCTCCGGCGGCAAGGACGACGAGGGCGCGGGCGACGAGGGCGGCGGCTCCGGCGGCAAGGCCGCGGGCACCCCGCGTCTGAAGATCGCGATGATCACGCACTCCGGCGAGGGCGACACGTTCTGGGACATCGTGCAGAACGGCGCCGAGGAGGCGGCGAAGAAGGACAACGTGGAGTTCCTGTACTCCAACGACAAGGAGGGCAAGGGACAGGCCGAGCTGGTCCAGACCGCCATCGACAAGAAGGTCGACGGGATCGTCGTGACCCTCGCCAAGCCCCAGGCCATGCGGGCCGTGCTCGGCAAGGCGAAGCAGGCGGGCATCCCCGTGGTCACGATCAACTCGGGCGGCGAGTTCTCCACCCGGTTCGGCGCGCTCGGCCACATCGGGCAGGACGAGACCGTGGCGGGCGAGGCCGTCGGCGACGAGCTGGACAGACGCGGCAGGAAGAAGGCCCTGTGTGTGATCCACGAGCAGGGCAACGTCTCCCTGGAACAGCGCTGCGCCGGGGTGAAGGAGACCTTCGGCGGATCGGTCGAGAACCTGAACGTCGACGGCACCAACCAGCCCGGCGCCCAGTCGTCCATCAGCGCGAAGCTCCAGGCCACCAAGGGCATCGACGCGGTGGTCACGCTCGGCGCGCCCGTCGCGGCGGTCTCCGTGAAGGCCAAGGAGGACGCGGGCAGCAAGGCGGAGATCGACACCTTCGACCTGAACGCCGAGGTCGTCCGGCGGCTCGAGGCGGGCGAGGTCGGCTTCGCCGTCGACCAGCAGCCCTACCTCCAGGGCTACCTCGCGATCGACGAACTGTGGCTGTACGAAACGAACGCGAACGTCCTGGGCGGCGGCAAACCGGTCCTGACCGGGCCCGCCGTGGTCACCGCGAAGGACGTACCGAAGCTGGAGAAGTTCACCGCCCGCGGTACCCGATGA
- a CDS encoding GntR family transcriptional regulator: MVCPDNRTSELPVIISPDYARSVTEQAAAKAAKPAVDPTVALHLGVDRSSPVPLYFQLSQQLEAAIERGALTPGSLLGNEIELAGRLGLSRPTVRQAIQSLVDKGLLVRRRGVGTQVVHSQVKRPLELSSLYDDLEAAGQRPETRVLRNVVEPASAETAAALGVAEGSDVHLVERLRLAHGEPMAHLRNHIPAGLLPLDTERLEATGLYRLMRAAGITLHSARQSVGARAAGAEEAELLAEPAGAPVLTMRRTTFDDTGRAVEYGSHIYRASRYSFEFQLLVRP; encoded by the coding sequence ATGGTTTGTCCTGACAACAGAACTTCCGAACTTCCCGTCATCATCTCCCCGGACTACGCTCGCTCCGTGACCGAACAAGCAGCAGCCAAAGCCGCGAAACCGGCCGTGGACCCCACCGTGGCCCTGCACCTCGGCGTCGACCGCAGCAGTCCCGTCCCGCTGTACTTCCAGCTCTCCCAGCAGCTGGAGGCGGCGATCGAGCGCGGTGCCCTGACGCCCGGAAGTCTGCTCGGCAACGAGATCGAGCTGGCCGGGCGGCTCGGCCTCTCGCGGCCCACCGTCCGCCAGGCCATCCAGTCGCTCGTCGACAAGGGCCTGCTCGTGCGCCGCCGCGGCGTCGGCACCCAGGTCGTGCACAGCCAGGTCAAGCGCCCCCTGGAGCTCAGCAGCCTCTACGACGACCTGGAGGCCGCGGGCCAGCGCCCCGAGACCCGGGTCCTGCGCAACGTGGTCGAGCCCGCGTCCGCCGAGACCGCGGCCGCCCTCGGCGTGGCCGAGGGCAGCGACGTCCACCTGGTCGAACGGCTGCGGCTCGCGCACGGCGAGCCCATGGCCCACCTGCGCAACCACATCCCGGCCGGACTGCTGCCCCTCGACACCGAGCGCCTGGAGGCCACGGGCCTGTACCGGCTGATGCGGGCCGCGGGCATCACGCTGCACAGCGCCCGGCAGTCCGTGGGCGCCCGCGCCGCGGGGGCGGAGGAGGCCGAGCTGCTCGCCGAGCCGGCGGGCGCGCCGGTGCTCACCATGCGGCGTACGACCTTCGACGACACGGGCCGCGCGGTCGAGTACGGCTCGCACATCTACCGCGCCTCCCGGTACTCCTTCGAGTTCCAGCTGCTCGTGCGCCCCTGA